ATGTTTAAATAATAGACCGGCCACAAGCATGAAGGTGCTGCCCACGAAAACGGGAAGCGGTTCGTTATGAAGCACGACACTGCTTCCAAAGTTGAACGCGATCCAGGTGAAAATACTCGGTATGGACCCTTCAAACCATATGGCGAGGGTTAATGAAACCGGGATGAGATGCAGGGTATATTCGACAGGCTCAATATCTTCATAGCCCAAGTAAAAGTAAGTGAGGACAAAAAGTATGAATACGAAAAGAATTTTTCTCTTACGTTCTTTATATACATAGATAGGAGTGAGAACCAAGTAGATCAATAGCGCACTCATAATGTACAAAAGTCCTTGCCATTCATGGGAGATGACGGAGTGAAGCAATCCAAACATCCTTTCTGCGCGTGACAATATTTTTCTTTTTTCTACATTATCTCACAAATTGTGACCGCTTCAAATAGGGAGGGCACGTTTCAAAAGATAAAGATTTCACAAAGACAGGTGAGACATTTTAATCGCTCCGCTGTATAATAAGATGAGGGCGCGCTGTAAGCGTTTACAGTGAGCGGCGCAGCAACGGAGGAACGGAGAGCGATTAGGATGAAGACGTGCTTGCATGTTTGTGGTGTTATCTTTGATCCGCTTGATGAAGATTACGTCGATGTGTGCGAACAATGCGGGAGTGATTCCGCTGAACAAAATCCTAATGAATCAGATATAGGCAGCGAAAGCTATTATTTGGGAGGCTGCGGCTTGATCTTTGATTATTTGCTTTAGTCCTAGTTTTGTAAAAAAATGTTGCTTACCTTGAATTTATTGTTACAATGTTAGTAGACTCACTATTCTAAAAATTTAGTCATCGCAGCACTTCATTTTTGAAAGGAGACATGGAATGGTAACTTTGCCCAAGGTGAACGATCTCGGATTTTTTCGAGATTAGGCTGGAATCCATCGGTGGACTCGGCGCGAATTTGGCCGGAAAAATGCTTGCTGAAGCAGGTGTGGTTGGAGTAGGACTTAATGGGGTCAGTTTTTTCTTCTTATGGTTCAGAGAAAAAGGATCCGCTGTTAAGGCGCACATCCGATTCTGTGATATGAGCACGAACATTCGTGATACATCTCCGGTCGAAAGGCCGCATGTAGTAGGGGTATTTCATGAATCACTTTCAAAAACTGTAAACGTTATCAGCGGTATATATGAAGACAGTACAGTCCTGGTGAATTCGACAAAATCACCGGATGAGCTGAAGGAAAAGATGAAGCTTAAAGGAGGCACGATCGCAGTTATTGACGCGATTGGCATTTCGCTCGAAGAGAAGAATAGGGTGAACATGGCTATGCTTGGAGCTTTGTTCCGGCTTTGTGATTTTCTCGATCCTGAAGTCATGCGTGGCGTTATTAAGAAGTCCCTGGAGAAGAAGTATCCGCAAGCGGTGGCTCCTGCCATTCGAACTTTCGATCGCGGCTACAATGAAGTCCAGTTTCAAACTTATGCGCTTCCGGAAGGCGAGACGATGCCCGATTTTGTTCGTTTCGATACACCTGTGCTCGGCTACGAAACACAGCCGATCGGCGGTGTCATTACGAATCCCGGAAACAGCATTTTGAAAGATCTGAGCATTTCCCGTGCGGGTATGATGCCGCACTTCCATGATGATAAATGCATCCACTGTGCTTCTTGCGATAATGTGTGCCCGGATTTCTGCTTTGTCTGGGATGAGCTTCCGGACAAGAAAGGCCGTCCGCAAATGTTCTTGCAAGGCATTGACTACCAATACTGCAAGGGCTGCCTCAAATGCGTACAGGCCTGTCCGACCGAAGCTTTATCCAGCGAGCGCGAGGTTGACGGTTACGCGGATGCGAACCGAATGCCTCACCGGTTTAGTCTAGCTTCTAACGTTTGACCGAAAGATCTTCACATCCGATTATCATTATCATAAGGTGAATAAGGGAGCAAGGAAGAAGGGTGGAAACGACAGATGGCAATTGATATTAAAAAAGAACTGGGAGAGGCCAAAATTGAGCAGCGCATTGTCTATGAATCAGGCAACGAGATGGCTGCTTATGCGGCTCATCAGATCAATTATCATATTATGGGGTATTTTCCGATATCGCCTTCCACTGAGGTTGCGCAATTCTTGGATTTAATGAAAACGAACGGGCAGCACGATATCGTGCTGATTCCGGCAGACGGCGAGCACGGCTCGGCAGGCGTATGCTATGGGGCTTCCACAGCGGGAGGCCGTGTATTCAACGCAACTAGCGCCAACGGCTATTTATACATGTTGGAGCAAATGCCGGTACAGTCGGGTACCCGTTTTCCCATGGTCATGAATCTCGTATGCCGTTCGGTATCCGGACCGCTCGACATTCATGGCGATCATTCCGATCTCTATTACGCACTGAACACAGGTTGGCCAATTCTCATGTGCCGGGATCCGCAGGCTGTGTATGATATGAACATCATGGCGCTGAAGCTAGCGGAGGATCCATCGGTACGTCTTCCTGTACTCGTGGCTTCAGACGGCTACTTTACGTCGCATCAGAAGCGCAGGGTACAGACCTTTGCCAATCGCGAGGATGTGCATGCTTTCGTTGGCGAGCAGCCGAAGGGCTTCCCTAATACATTAGACCGAGATAACCCTATCACGGTTGGACCCTACATGAATGAACCGGATTACATTAACAACTGTTATCAGCAATCTGTTGCCATGTATAATGCGGAGGAGGTTTTTGACCGAATTCGTAAGGAATATGCGGATTTGACCGGTCGCGATTATCCAATCCTGGATCTGTACCGGATGGAGGACGCGGAGGTGGCCGTGTTCCTGATGAATTCATCATCCGAAATTATCAAGGACGTGGTGGATCAGCTGCGCGAGAAGGGAATTAAGGCGGGCTCGATCGCTCCTAATATGATTCGCCCGTTCCCGGCTAAGCAAATAGCGGAAGCGCTCAAGAATGTGAAGGCTATCACCGTTGGCGACCGTGCTGATTCGTACGGCGGGCATGGCGGCAATATGGTTAATGAGATTAAGGCTGCGTTATTTACGCACAGAAACCATGATACCTTGGTAATCAGCCGTGTGTACGGTCTCGGCGGTAAAGATTTCTATGCGGAAGACGGACATAATTTATTCCAGTTTGCCATTGATGCAATGAATAAGGGCTATGTCGAGGTGCCGTTTGATTACTACGGACATACACCTGGCGATCCGACTAAAGCACCGAAGCGGGTGCTAACGCCAATGAAATATGAGGACCTCAAGACGGGGCTGATTACCGTTACGCCTGACGAGCAGACAGGAAAATTGAATGTGCGCATACCGCCGCTTCGTTCGCTGACGAAGAAGCCTAAGCGAATTGCACCGGGGCATGGCGCGTGTCCGGGGTGCGGCATATTCTCAGGTCTCGAGCTGTTCTTTAAAGGTATTGAGGGCGATATCGTTGCGCTGTTCCATACAGGCTGCGCGATGGTCGTGACAACGGGATATCCGTATTCGGCGCATAAAGCGACCTACATTCATAATCTGTTCCAGAATGGTGCTGCAACCTTATCCGGTGTGGTGGAAATGTTCTGGGAGCGTAAGCGTCGCGGTGAGCTGGATGAGTTAGGCCTTAAAGATGACTTTACTTTTGTCATGATTACCGGTGACGGGGGCATGGATATCGGCATGGGGCCTGCCATCGGGGCGGCGCTGCGTAACCATAAGATGATTATCCTGGAGTACGATAATGAGGGTTACATGAATACGGGAGCCCAGCTGTCCTATTCCACACCGCTTGGTCATCGTACTTCCACGTCCAATGTCGGCAAGAAGCAGGGCGGGAAGGTGTTTCATCATAAGGATACGGCGCAAATTATGGCGGCAACACATATTCCTTATGTATTCACAGGGTCCGAGGCGTACCCGCAGGATTTGGTGAAAAAAGCGGCAAAAGCCCAATGGTACGCTCAAAACGAAGGGCTCGTTTATGGGAAAATTCTGATTGCCTGCCCGCTCAACTGGCTGTCCGACGATCAGCAGGGCTCCAATATCGTAGGTGCTGCAGTAGATTCCTGTTTCTTCCCGCTGTATGAAGTTGAGCACGGGGTGACTACGCTTACTTACAATCCGGAGGATAAAGGGAAGAAGGTACCGCTCGCTGATTGGTTAAAAACGATGGGCAAGACGAAGCATATGACGAAGCCGGAATATGAGGAGTCTTTGAAATCGTTCGAGCATGAAGTCGAGCGCCGATGGAATATTCTGAAAGCGAAGCACGAGAATCCTTATTTGTAAGAAACCAGGCACTTTCCTGTCCGCAGGAACAGTGCCTTTGCCTTTGCTTACGACAAACTGATAGAAGAAAGGATGAAACTGTCATGCCATTTATTTTGCAGAATATGAAGAACAAACAGGTCTACGCGTGTATGCTTGTCAATCATTATGAATTAGCTTACTACGGAGTGAAATATTGGGACACGCGTGATGACGCGTTGGAACAATCCCAGCAATTTTTACAGGAAAGGGGTGAAGCTTTACCAATTGAATGGGAAGTGAAAGAGATCGAGGATCGCAAGATGAAGCTGTGTAATGTGAAATTAAAGAATGACCCCACCTTAGACCTATTCGAAATGGACTATGAAACTTATGAGGCCCGCCGTAGAGAATAGGCTGAAATGTAAGAATGGACAGGTCAATAGGCAGAGCGACATGAAAAAATTCGACACGAAACGCTACTGTAAACCTATTTTCGACAGGACCCCCTGAATCTATAATAGAGCTACGAAGTAAACAATCTAACATCGAAGCGAAAAGGCAAACCGGGCGAAAGCCTGGGACGCAAAGCTATAGGGGCTCCAGTCCGCATCAAGCGGTACAGTGCCAGCCAGCTGCCGAAGGCGATGGGTACTCACAGGGTAACCCGGCTGCTGAAGGCCAGAGTTATCCTTTTTCCATTCGTATAGGAGGTGCGTTCAACCCGCATACAGTCTGCAGAAAGACCACATTGTTATACATAACGCGATATTACTGAAGCATCAAGAGAAGACAACTAATGGAGGTAAAGACGATGAAAAAATGGACGGCAATGATGGGTTTCATGTTGATGGTGTTGACGCTAATTTTGCCTCAGGCTGCAGCAGCCGATGAACTGGTGAATACGAAGGGGCAGATCGTAGCAGGAGTGAGCTTCCGGGACCAGCCTAGTACGTCAAGTAACGTTCTGCGATATTTGAAAACAAATGAAGTCGTGACGGTAACGGATATTGTAAATTCCTATTGGTATCAAGTCAAGGATGCACAGGGTGTTTCAGGGTATGTGTCCTCTAACGCTAAGTATATAAAAATTATCAGCAACGCGAAAATCATTTATGGAGTAAACCTTCGCACCTTGCCGACAACAGACGGATCCAAAGTCATTCGGATGTTGTCTAAAGGCGAAGAAGTGCTCGTCTTGGAAAAGACGAATGATAGCTGGTATAAAATTCAAGATATGAATGGCACAACCGGCTATATGAGTTCAAGCAGCAAATACATAGTTACGGACTTCACCATTGCAACACCGAATATGTCGCTAGAGGATCAAGCAGAGGCTGTTATTGCAGCAGGAATGACCTATTTAGGTACTCCATACGAATACGGCTCCGAGCGTTTTAATCCCACAACTTTTGATTGCTCCGATTTCACACAAACAGCTTTCTGGGATGCTTTAAGAGTAATGATACCAAGCGATTCTCAAGCCCAAGGGGATTATGTACGATCCCTGGGTAACGCGAAGACGGACTGGCAGCAGCTGAAGCGCGGAGATTTGATGTTCTTTAGTTCCTATAAAGGCTGGAGAGACACGGATTATGCCGGCATGAATAGCTGGACTGAGCCAGTAACACATGTAGGTATTTATCTAGGGAATGGCCAAATCCTTCATACCTATTCCATCGATTCCGGCGGAGTCGTAGTAGAATCGATGACGGACAAGCAGTGGGCTTACCGCTTTTTATATGGAGGCAGTGCTTTACAATAAGTATGGTTCGAACTTTTGATTACAAGACATATACTAAGTATAGGAGAGACGGATGCATAAACGTGCATCCGTTTTTTTCTTAATCCAAATAGGAAGGGAAGAATCTTATCTTTGAAACAGCAGAGCAGAAAGTTGGAGTTTCGAAACACGACGGAACAAGGGCTTACGATCGACGACGTACATCATAGGATTCTTCGTTTCATGCGTTTGGATCCCACAGGAACCTATAGATTCATTATCGGAACAGATTGTCAAGTACATGCCGGGTATACCAAATTTATCTCCGGTATTGTCATCCAACGTATGGGGAAAGGCGCGTGGGCTTGCTATCGGCAAGTCTTCATTCCAAGGGCACTGCGCTCAGTGAGAGAGAAGTTATCTACGGAAACCGCGCTGAGTGAGGAAATTGCCATGTACATCAGTGAAGACAAGAGGAAGGAGATGGAGGATATCGTCGTTCCTTATATTTACAAAGGCGCTTCGATTGATATGTTTATTCATATTGATGCCGGCGCGGACGTTTTGCGTAATAAAACAGCTCCTTTCGTAGACGAAATGATGAGAAGAGTCGAGTCAGTCGGTATGGTACCGGTGATCAAGCCGGATTGCTATGCAGCTTCTTCTTATGCCAATCGGTATACGAAGAAGCCGACTCCTCTCCGTAAGCATATCTCCAGTCAAGAGGTGGCCGATGGCAGCTTATAGCATTTCACATAACCGTTCGCTCATGCCGGATCTGCACCATGGTCTGCATGTCGAGCGGCTTTTTCCCTTTAAGAGTGACTGATATCTGAAGAAGGATTTTGAGAACACGTTATCGAAGTAAGGGGTACAAAGAATAAAGGAGGGTGAAGCATGTCCCGGACTTTGGTCATTGAAGCTGTGATGCTGGCGGTACACGGACAGCTGCTGCATCCTGATATACCTGTTACTTATGTTATCCCATATACAAGCATTCAAGAGCTTTATGAGCTGAAGGATTTGAATGAACCGATTATGCTGGTTTCTTCAGATGATGCTTATGTGAAGCAGCGTATCGTCGAGCTCATCGCATTTTTTGAAGAAGCCTTTAATAGAAAGAAAATCGAGAAAGCGCTTCAAGTTCCATGGAGAAAAAGCACACCGCTGCTGATCAATGAATTTGTCACATTGGCTGTGGTTTATGCGGT
This genomic window from Paenibacillus hexagrammi contains:
- a CDS encoding ADP-heptose synthase, whose product is MSRTLVIEAVMLAVHGQLLHPDIPVTYVIPYTSIQELYELKDLNEPIMLVSSDDAYVKQRIVELIAFFEEAFNRKKIEKALQVPWRKSTPLLINEFVTLAVVYAVDHAEYGEQFDPIETELILTAIKENAGLITDQLELMERIIEAEIPVQVFDVEDFEYAVEEDYQV
- a CDS encoding ribonuclease H-like YkuK family protein — translated: MEFRNTTEQGLTIDDVHHRILRFMRLDPTGTYRFIIGTDCQVHAGYTKFISGIVIQRMGKGAWACYRQVFIPRALRSVREKLSTETALSEEIAMYISEDKRKEMEDIVVPYIYKGASIDMFIHIDAGADVLRNKTAPFVDEMMRRVESVGMVPVIKPDCYAASSYANRYTKKPTPLRKHISSQEVADGSL
- a CDS encoding thiamine pyrophosphate-dependent enzyme, whose product is MAIDIKKELGEAKIEQRIVYESGNEMAAYAAHQINYHIMGYFPISPSTEVAQFLDLMKTNGQHDIVLIPADGEHGSAGVCYGASTAGGRVFNATSANGYLYMLEQMPVQSGTRFPMVMNLVCRSVSGPLDIHGDHSDLYYALNTGWPILMCRDPQAVYDMNIMALKLAEDPSVRLPVLVASDGYFTSHQKRRVQTFANREDVHAFVGEQPKGFPNTLDRDNPITVGPYMNEPDYINNCYQQSVAMYNAEEVFDRIRKEYADLTGRDYPILDLYRMEDAEVAVFLMNSSSEIIKDVVDQLREKGIKAGSIAPNMIRPFPAKQIAEALKNVKAITVGDRADSYGGHGGNMVNEIKAALFTHRNHDTLVISRVYGLGGKDFYAEDGHNLFQFAIDAMNKGYVEVPFDYYGHTPGDPTKAPKRVLTPMKYEDLKTGLITVTPDEQTGKLNVRIPPLRSLTKKPKRIAPGHGACPGCGIFSGLELFFKGIEGDIVALFHTGCAMVVTTGYPYSAHKATYIHNLFQNGAATLSGVVEMFWERKRRGELDELGLKDDFTFVMITGDGGMDIGMGPAIGAALRNHKMIILEYDNEGYMNTGAQLSYSTPLGHRTSTSNVGKKQGGKVFHHKDTAQIMAATHIPYVFTGSEAYPQDLVKKAAKAQWYAQNEGLVYGKILIACPLNWLSDDQQGSNIVGAAVDSCFFPLYEVEHGVTTLTYNPEDKGKKVPLADWLKTMGKTKHMTKPEYEESLKSFEHEVERRWNILKAKHENPYL
- a CDS encoding 2-oxoacid:acceptor oxidoreductase family protein, whose translation is MAGKMLAEAGVVGVGLNGVSFFFLWFREKGSAVKAHIRFCDMSTNIRDTSPVERPHVVGVFHESLSKTVNVISGIYEDSTVLVNSTKSPDELKEKMKLKGGTIAVIDAIGISLEEKNRVNMAMLGALFRLCDFLDPEVMRGVIKKSLEKKYPQAVAPAIRTFDRGYNEVQFQTYALPEGETMPDFVRFDTPVLGYETQPIGGVITNPGNSILKDLSISRAGMMPHFHDDKCIHCASCDNVCPDFCFVWDELPDKKGRPQMFLQGIDYQYCKGCLKCVQACPTEALSSEREVDGYADANRMPHRFSLASNV
- a CDS encoding C40 family peptidase, with the translated sequence MKKWTAMMGFMLMVLTLILPQAAAADELVNTKGQIVAGVSFRDQPSTSSNVLRYLKTNEVVTVTDIVNSYWYQVKDAQGVSGYVSSNAKYIKIISNAKIIYGVNLRTLPTTDGSKVIRMLSKGEEVLVLEKTNDSWYKIQDMNGTTGYMSSSSKYIVTDFTIATPNMSLEDQAEAVIAAGMTYLGTPYEYGSERFNPTTFDCSDFTQTAFWDALRVMIPSDSQAQGDYVRSLGNAKTDWQQLKRGDLMFFSSYKGWRDTDYAGMNSWTEPVTHVGIYLGNGQILHTYSIDSGGVVVESMTDKQWAYRFLYGGSALQ